In the genome of Aspergillus luchuensis IFO 4308 DNA, chromosome 2, nearly complete sequence, one region contains:
- a CDS encoding uncharacterized protein (COG:S;~EggNog:ENOG410PURK;~InterPro:IPR036864,IPR001138;~PFAM:PF00172;~antiSMASH:Cluster_2.5;~go_function: GO:0000981 - DNA-binding transcription factor activity, RNA polymerase II-specific [Evidence IEA];~go_function: GO:0008270 - zinc ion binding [Evidence IEA];~go_process: GO:0006355 - regulation of transcription, DNA-templated [Evidence IEA]), whose product MSTPDARHLKACRPCSKAKVRCDPGPTDACQRCHRLGKECTRQASKPHTGKRHNVSSDVGRLEKKLDNVTSLLTASQRYIESIGGSNASPFSATDHSLVIPPVLDEDVEKMLADFNERITKFLPFVVRSPRIGLDDLRTIKPFLNLVIPAVVCQDGSAQVAHSIKARDYWMEHMLANGEHSLDLLQGFLAYLGWTQTMVPAPRATMINNYLHILEAQVINLDFHRENKLCTPGTVFSYLRVFKYDERMRNSRTLEELRAYLGCYYVVNMLSLCLGEKEPMEYTTYTDDCCRRIQEAAECETDQYLLQLVRIAHMGEKIYRAVQYHEKDTPTGLAPKAMAIRWLQKEIQQLKDSYSGEFTQSLILNMHYHTLEMLLYRIALERDFEDTTFNNYPITQIDILCACLNAARSLFDALLSIPPILYLQLPYTCWTQVGHGLAILSRLLVHNDPTGCWDREWARQTISFEDTVDTFSLKVDEIVAQATAENLYVPPIFTHIKARTVMWKEAHQARCATMDKWRWNQEQVQMAASSTSGPGAVVDGVVPDVSMEDLLAMGPIWNLFSL is encoded by the exons ATGTCCACTCCTGACGCTCGACATCTTAAGGCCTGCAGACCCTGTTCCAAAGCCAAGGTCCGCTGCGACCCCGGTCCGACCGATGCTTGCCAAAG ATGTCATCGTTTGGGGAAAGAGTGTACCAGGCAGGCTTCGAAGCCGCACACGGGAAAGCGGCATAATGTGTC TAGTGACGTCGGTCGACTagagaagaagctcgatAATGTGACTTCACTGCTCACAGCCTCGCAACGGTACATAGAAAGCATCGGTGGCAGCAATGCCAGTCCATTTTCTGCCACGGACCATTCTCTGGTCATTCCTCCTGTactggatgaggatgtggaaAAAATGCTTGCAGACTTCAATGAGCGTATCACAAAGTTCCTTCCGTTTGTGGTACGCTCGCCTCGTATAGGTCTGGACGACTTACGCACCATCAAGCCATTTCTAAACTTGGTTATTCCGGCGGTTGTTTGCCAAGATGGATCTGCACAGGTGGCTCATTCAATCAAAGCCAGAGATTACTGGATGGAGCATATGCTAGCTAACGGGGAGCATAGCTTGGATCTACTTCAAGGATTCCTTGCGTACCTTGGCTG GACACAGACCATGGTGCCTGCGCCGCGTGCGACGATGATCAACAATTATCTCCATATTCTGGAGGCGCAGGTGATTAACCTCGACTTTCATCGGGAAAATAAGTTGTGTACTCCGGGCACGGTATTCTCCTACCTCCGGGTCTTTAAATATGATGAACGCATGCGCAATTCCCGCACCTTAGAGGAGCTGAGAGCTTACCTTGGATGCTACTACGTGGTCAATAT GTTATCACTATGCCTGGGAGAAAAGGAACCCATGGAATACACAACATACACAGACGACTGCTGCCGCAGAAtccaagaagcagctgaatGTGAAACCGACCAGTACCTCCTGCAGCTAGTTCGCATAGCCCACATGGGCGAGAAAATATATCGCGCCGTCCAGTACCACGAAAAGGACACCCCTACCGGCCTAGCACCCAAAGCCATGGCAATACGCTGGTTACAGAAGGAAATCCAGCAACTCAAAGATTCATATTCAGGCGAATTCACTCAATCTC TAATCCTCAACATGCACTACCACACCCTTGAGATGCTCCTGTACCGCATAGCTCTAGAGCGCGACTTCGAAGACACAACCTTCAACAACTACCCTATCACCCAAATCGACATTCTCTGCGCTTGCCTCAACGCCGCACGATCCCTATTCgacgccctcctctccatcccacccatcctctacctccaaCTCCCATACACCTGCTGGACGCAAGTCGGCCACGGCCTCGCCATCCTGTCTCGACTACTCGTCCACAACGACCCCACAGGCTGCTGGGACCGAGAGTGGGCCCGGCAGACAATAAGCTTCGAAGACACAGTCGACACGTTCTCTCTGAAAGTCGACGAAATTGTTGCGCAGGCGACGGCTGAGAATCTCTATGTTCCGCCTATATTCACGCATATTAAAGCTAGGACGGTCATGTGGAAGGAGGCGCATCAGGCGCGCTGCGCTACTATGGATAAGTGGAGGTGGAATCAAGAGCAGGTCCAGATGGCGGCGTCGTCTACAAGTGGGCCTGGCGCTGTTGTGGATGGAGTGGTGCCTGATGTTAGTATGGAGGATTTGTTGGCTATGGGGCCGATTTGGAACTTGTTTAGTTTGTAG
- a CDS encoding EXPERA domain-containing protein (COG:I;~EggNog:ENOG410PP6P;~InterPro:IPR033118,IPR007905;~PFAM:PF05241;~TransMembrane:5 (o66-88i100-127o177-198i218-237o252-275i);~antiSMASH:Cluster_2.5;~go_component: GO:0016021 - integral component of membrane [Evidence IEA];~go_function: GO:0047750 - cholestenol delta-isomerase activity [Evidence IEA];~go_process: GO:0016125 - sterol metabolic process [Evidence IEA]) → MAFITSLEPLWAASSLQFENAFQFIKSFAGNQTDIPKTTEKILESQIGWSNPPEPSNMPFNIDFQMVFSLFYFLVIFLIPFFLTNYLLPATSHSRRDRWLFGWHLFDALVHFGMEGLFLFHCFFSYAPISPSESRDPVFLGDKDHVYGATYSNSPTAKLWHEYALADHRWGGADPTIISIELITVIFGGITASLISYWVYQAAGRQSREKEAIKAKMWFMMIVLATAEIYGGFMTFLPEMLTGNTALATDSFLYFVLYIVIFNGLWVVVPGWILWEAWKEFTGSSTVIKRQRDNSSPRHKLGR, encoded by the coding sequence ATGGCATTTATAACATCGCTCGAGCCCCTTTGGGCAGCTTCGAGCCTCCAATTTGAGAACGCCTTTCAATTCATCAAATCCTTCGCCGGTAACCAAACCGACATTCCTAAGACAACCGAGAAAATACTAGAAAGTCAGATTGGCTGGTCCAATCCTCCCGAACCATCCAACATGCCATTCAACATCGACTTTCAAATGGTCTTCTCGCTCTTCtacttcctcgtcatcttcctcattcctttcttcctcaCCAACTATCTCCTCCCTGCCACGAGTCACTCCCGACGCGATCGCTGGCTGTTCGGATGGCACCTCTTCGATGCCCTCGTCCACTTCGGCATGGAaggtctcttcctcttccattgcTTCTTCAGCTACGCCCCTATCTCCCCTAGCGAGAGCCGCGACCCCGTCTTCCTCGGTGATAAAGACCACGTCTACGGCGCCACATACTCCAACTCACCGACTGCCAAACTGTGGCATGAATATGCTCTAGCAGACCACCGCTGGGGTGGTGCCGACCCTACCATCATCTCGATTGAGCTGATCACTGTGATCTTCGGCGGTATCACCGCCTCCTTGATCAGCTATTGGGTCTATCAGGCTGCTGGCCGGCAGtcgagggagaaagaagcgatCAAGGCAAAGATGTGGTTCATGATGATTGTGTTGGCAACGGCCGAGATCTACGGAGGCTTCATGACCTTCCTGCCGGAGATGTTGACTGGCAACACAGCGTTGGCTACCGATAGCTTCCTGTATTTCGTGCTGTATATTGTTATCTTCAACGGCCTTTGGGTCGTTGTCCCCGGTTGGATACTGTGGGAGGCATGGAAGGAGTTTACCGgctcctccaccgtcatTAAGAGGCAGCGGGACAACAGCTCCCCCAGACACAAGCTTGGAAGGTGA